The DNA sequence CCCAGCGGTGTGTACGACTTACTGGTGTATCCGGTCTCGGTAGGTTTTTCGTGTAATGAGCAGACGTTTGCGGAAGTAGAAGACAATTCCCCGCCTTTTGTGGTGAATGACGATAGTTATACCACGCCGTTTCAAACGCCATTTATCAACAACGTTTTACTCAATGATGAAGGGTTGCTAATTGAGGTATTGGAAGTGTTGGAAGTGACAGGCGGAACAGTGGACTTAAGTAGCAACGGTGATTTTCTTTTTACGCCCAGTGATGGTGCCACAGGTGCTGCCAGTTTTGTGTATTCGGCGGCCGATGCTTGCAACGAAGTGCAGCAGGGCATCGTCACCATTGAGATTGGGCCTCCTAATTGTGATTTTACGGCTACATTCTCCCAAACAGAAGCCAGCTGTGGTTACAACGATGGTAGTGTGACTGCGACCGTCAGTCCTGCTGGAGATAATTACACCTACGCCTGGTCGAATGGGGTAGATACCAGCCAAGTGCTCAATTTGCCCGCAGGAGAGCATACCCTCACCATCACCGACACAACGGATGGTTGTCCTTTATCTTTCACCTTTAATATCACAGAAAGTCCTGCGGACTACATCAGCGAATTACTCGTGACTCCGCCAGATTGTAATCAAGACGGGGATGTTCAGTTTTTACTCAGCGGAAATGCCCCGGGGCTCTACGCGGTTACGATCACTGCTCCCGGCGGAGGAGTAACGGAACTCAGTAACATAACGATGGGCTTGATGTCAATTAGTGACTACATGGTCATCAGTAGTGGTACCTATACCATCAGTGCTTACAACCAAAATATTGGGGTGGATTGCACCGAATCCATTATGGCGGTAGTGCCTGATCCGAGTTTGCCATTGATTAATCTGAGCGGCATCACCCAGCCTTCGGGAGGTGGGGCGATGGATGGTAGCATTAGCTTCAGCTTTGACCAGCTCAGTACAGGCCCTTATCAGGTAAATATCAATGGCATGGAAGTAGGGGTTTCCAGTGGAGCGCCCTACACTGCCGAAAATTTAGGTGCTGGAATGTATACCATTTTTGTCACTGATGCCAATGGCTGTACTTCGAATACCATTACTGTAGAGTTGGTGAGTAACCTCCAAATCCGCATCGGCTGGCAACCTTCGGCATTGTTCTTTGCTACCAAAGAAATGGAACCTGCTAGCAGCAATAGATCGCCTATTCTCCAACCGCGTTGGCGACCAGTCTTGCAGCTGGTTTATTCTCATAAGGACCATTTCTACCAATTCAACCTTACGGAAGCACACCGGTATTCAATGGAGGAAAAGCTAATGCCCGTTCTGTACACTGGTTTTTACTACGGTCAAGAAAGGCAGAACGGCGCGGGCACATGGCGTTGGAGCACCGGCCCAGCGTACTTGGCGGACACTGCACTGGGTTGGCAATGGGAGGTGCAAGGGGAGTGGCAACCAGCGCTTCATCAAACGTGGAATTTGCAAGCAAAAGCAGTCTGGGGAAATGCATTTCAATGGGGCCTTGGAGTAGTATGGAGGCAGTAAAAGTCTTTAGCGTCAGATATTGAATAATGTTGTTACTTTTGTAGCAAAATTGAGCATTGTTTTAAGTAGTTCTTAACATTTCCGTGCCTAGGTCTAAAAAAAATTAACCTTTACCTGTATCTTTTGCATCAATTCGCGTCTAAAGTCCAAATTCATTTGTGCAGAAGGCGCTGATAAAAGTAAGTAATGCATGTCCGCTTGTAATGCACAGATGAAAGACCTTGAGGTGATCCATAACTACTTGGACTCCCAGGCATCACGTTGTTTTAATTTGCTGTACCAGCGCTATTCCGGAAAAGTTTACGCCAAGTGCTTGACGCTCTTAGGAGACACTGCCTTGGCCGAAGATGCTACCCAAGAGATTTTTACAAAAATCTTTCTCAACCTGGGCCGCTTCAACGAGCAGTCGAAATTTTCCACTTGGTTGTATTCAATCACTTACAATTTCTGTATTGATTACATCAGGAGGAAAAAGAAAGAAAAAGCCGTGTTTTCTGACGAGATGGAAAAAGCTCCAGATATGGCAGAAGACAATATTCCGGATAAAGAGATGCTGGAGCTCAACCTGGTCCAGTTGGAGAAGGTAATGAACAGCCTCAAAGCTGGCGACCGAGCCATTCTTCTGATGAAATACCAGGATGGAGAGCAGATTAAAGACATCGCAGAGCAGTTTGGAAAATCAGAGAGTGCTATTAAAATGCAGATTAAGCGGGCAAAGGAAAGAGCCAGGAAAATTCGGGAAGAAAGCTTTGCCACGGAATCGTAAATCCTAAAAATGATGGATGAAAAGGGGCGCAATCCTTTTGAAGAGATGGAGGATCATCAGATTCGTAATTTCTTCGAAGGACCAACAGACAGAAAAATAAAATCCGGCCTGGACGGCACCCTTGGTACTTTCAGGTTTCTGGGGAGCATCGCCGATGTTTACTTGACACATTTCGTGGATACTGTAGTAGGCATGGCTAGCGCAAATAGCCAGCGCGATGAAGAGTCTACGACTTCTAGCGGAAGACTGGATCCTGGCCCTGCACCAGAACGCGATAAGAAGTATCCGAACCTGTAATATTATTTTGTAAAAACCGCTACCCAGATTAGACTGCTTATGGATCAAATTTATAATACGATTAAGGGACAATTAATGGCCATGTTGGAAGTTATTCCAAGCTTGCTGACAGCCATGGTTGTGTTTTTAGTGGGTTTAATCCTAGCTAAAGCATTACGCAGAATAATTGGTAAATTATTAGCCAAAAGCGGTATTGATAAACTAGCGGACAAGCTTAATGATATTGATTTGATCGCCAATACGGAGATCAACATCAAGCCCAGTTCGATGATTTCCGGGATCGTGTATTACTTGATCCTTTTTGTCTTTATCATGGCCTCCGTAGATGTGTTGGGCATGGAGGCGATTTCAGATCTGATGACGGATATTATCAATTATATTCCCAAAGCGATATCCGCATTTTTTGTCTTCCTCATCGGAATACTTTTCTGTGATCTGATCAAAAAAATGGTACAAGGAGCCTGTGAGTCGTTGGGGATTAGCTCGGCAAAATTGTTGGCCAATGTAGTGTTCTACTTTTTATTTCTCAATGTGGCCTTGATTACCTTGAAGCAAGCGGAGTTGCAAACCTCCTTTATGGAGAACAACATTTCCATTATTTTGGGAGGAGTAATTTTCGCTTTTTCCATCGGTTACGGCTTGGCTTCCCGCCCACTGATGTCGAATATGTTGGCCGCGTTTTATAACAAAGGCCGTTTTGTGGTGGGAGACGAACTTACTGTAGAGGGCCAACGCGGAGAAGTAATCAATATAGATACAACTACGCTGACCTTGCGGATGAATGAAGGCGAGTTGATCGTGCCGCTCAGCAAATTGTCAGATAATCAATACATCATTCACCGACGCGCGCGGTTCATGTCGCTGAAGGATAAGGAAGAAACGGAAGACTAGACTTCCGAAACCTCTTAATTAAACCATTTTTTGAAATGAAAGGATTATGTACCTTTTTTGCCATTGTACTCCTAGTGGCTTGGCAACCTATTGCAGCTCAAACAACCGAAGAGCTACAAGCAATGAAAGATGAAAAAGCAGCTGAACTGGCTACCCTAAAAGGAGAGCTAGAAGAACTTACCGGAAAGGTAGATGCGCTAAAAAGCGAAGTGGCTGGTTTGACGGACCAGCTGACGCCTTACCCACGTTGGGATACTGGCCTGTTGGGCAACGTTGGACTCAATTTTTCAACCTTCAACGACTGGTTATTGCGTGATCAACCCAATACCAGTGCTGTAAACATTGGTTTTTCCACTACCGGCATTGCTAACGCTGATTTTGAAAAAGCCTTCTGGAGAAACAGCCTTAACCTGACGCTGGGTTGGTTGAAGTTTGATAACCGCGATAATCCGGATGACAATAGTGATTTCCAGGTTTCGGCTGATGCCTTCAATATTACCTCTTTATACGGCTACAAATTGTCTAGCAAAATTGCCATCTCTACTTTGGGCGAATACCGTACGTCTATTCTCGATGGTCGTTTCAATAACCCTGGCTACCTTGATATTGGTGTAGGAGCAACCTGGACACCCATCAAAGACCTTGTAGTAGTGGTACACCCATTGAACTACAACTTCGTTTTCTCAGATGCCGAATTCGATTACCAGTCTTCGCTTGGTGCCAAAGTGGTAGCGGACTATACCCGCCAGCTTACCAAAAGTATCGCTTGGAAATCCAACCTTTCGGCTTTCGCCAGCTACGAAGGCAGCGATCTGTCTAACTGGACATGGATCAACGGTTTCTCAACTGCCGTAAAAGGTATCGGGATCGGCCTGGACCTCGGTCTTCGCAACAATAAGCAGGAAGCTCTGGCCGCCGAAAAAACCGACAATCCACTACAGACTTACTGGATCTTAGGTTTGTCTTACGCGATTTCTTCGAAGTAATCGTCTTTAAAGTCGGAAGTGGGAAGTCGGAAGTAGTTGATGCTACTAGGGGCAATTAGTCAACGCTTACACCCTTACACTCGCCCAACTTTTACACTTCCCACCTCCCACTTCCGACCTCAAATCACCTCAACAAAGTCACACTCCCCGTGTAAATCCGCTGTACCCCGTTCAGGTAATTCACTTTGGCTTTGTAAGCATAAGCGCCCTGGGGGAGGATTTCGTTTTTGTAGCGACCATCCCAGGCCGCGGCGGGTTGATCTTCGTTGAGTTCTTCGGAAACGAAAACCCGCTGACCCCAAGGCGAAAAGATCTCCAATGTCCACGAAGCCAGGCCGATGCCGGCGGGTTTAAATACGCGCACATCACCACTGCCGCTTTCCGGCGAAAGGGCATTGGGAAAGAAAATATCGTACATGAAATCGGGCTCCACGTCTACCCGAGCAGTATCGGCACAACCATTCAGCGAGGTGGCTAAAAGGCTTACTTGCCAACTACCGTTTTGTTCGTAATCGTGTACAGGATTCGTTTCCGTACTGCTGGCACCATTGCCAAAATCCCAGAAATAGTTATCGGCACCCGTACTTTCGTTGTTGAAAAGCACAATTCCCCGATAGACCTCCGTAGGCAGCTCCCAGCTAAACGCTGCTACTGGTCGGGGGAGCAGATTGACGCTGCCGCTGAGCTGTAAGGAATCAAAGCAAAGGCCATCATAGGTAGCGACCAGGCTCACATCATAGCTGCCCGCTTCATTGTATTCGATGACAGGATTGGCATCCGTAGAAATTGCTCCATTGCCAAAGTCCCAATAGTAGTCGGTGGCGTTGAGCGTCGCATTGTCAAAAACGACGGTTTGAGGGGCGCAGTCATCAATCAAAATCGGCGCAAAATCCGCTAACGGCTGTGGGATGATACGGAAGTCGTGTTGAAGAATATCCTCACAGCCGAAGGTGTTGCTGACTTGCAACTGCACATTGTATTCTCCCTGTTCCGAAAAGGTGACGCTGGGAGAGGTCAGGCTGCTGCTGATACCGTTGCTAAAGGTCCAGTTGTAGGAAGTCGCTCCGGTGCTGGTGTTCACAAAGTCAATCACTTGCTGTTCGCCACAATAGACGTTTTCAGGGAGGACAAAATTCGCTTCCGGTTCCTCGAAAACGACAATGCTGACGGTGTCGTAGGTAGAAAAACAGCCCTGTGCATCTGCAGCTCGAAAACTTACGGTATACAAGCCCGATGCGGTAAACGTATGGCAAGGGTTCAAGTTGGTAGAGCTGTTGCTGTCGCCAAAATTCCATTCGTAGAAATCAGCGTTCGTAGCGGTGGCATCGAAGCATACCTCTAATGGCGGACAGCCACTGGCACCCTCCGTGAGCACCATACTCTCGGGCCTATTCCTGACCGTAACGGTACTGGTAAAACTCGATTGACAGGAATATGCCGTGTTGCTGATAATCATCGTTACCAGGTAGGTGCCCGGTGCCTCATAATGATGGACTGGATCAATCGCAGTACTATTGTTGCCATCCCCAAAATCCCAAAATACAGTCTGGAAATCTGAGGATGCATTGGTGAAGGCAACGTCCTGGTCCGGGCAAATGACGGGAGGATGGCTAAACAGGGCCTCCGGACTAGGCAGCACTTCAATATTTATCGAAGTCGAATCTTCGCTACAAGCCGTGAGCGCATACTGATAGACGGTATAATACCCTGGTGCTTCAAAAGTATGAACGGGATTCGTTTGGTCAGAAGTGGTCCCGTCACCAAAATTCCAGCTCACAGATGATCCGAAAGAAGAATAGTTGGTGAAATTCACGCTCAATGGTACACAGCCTTGGGTGGTGTCTACGCCAAAGAATGGGGTGACATTACTGGGGTTGACCAAAAGCTCCTGAAAACTGGTGTCACTGCCACAGCTGTTAGTGGCAATCAGCTCTATCAGGTAGGTGGTCGCAGCGGTATCTGGCGTTGTGTACACCTGCATACCCGGTAAAGAATCCTGAGAAGTAAAGCCGTTACCGAAGTTCCAGAAATAGCTATCGGCGTTTCCTAAGCTGGTATTGGCAAAGCTGATTTCCAATGGCCCGCAGCCATCATCGACGGGAATGCCAAACCCGGCTACTGGTCGCGACAATACCGTCACCGTATCCATCGCCGTCGAAATTCCACAAGCATTACTCACTTCTACCATCACATGGTAAGTCGTGTCAAAAAGCCCTGCCGCGAACAACACCTCCTGAGGATTGGCTAGGGTACTGCTTTCTCCGTTGCCCAAAGTCCACTCGTACTGCAAATCAATACCGCTACTGGCATCCGTGAAGTTGACACTGAGGGGGCCACAGCCCCTTGGCGTATCTAGCGTGAAGGCGGGGGCTGGCAAGCTCGCTACGAGCAGCTCTCCATCCGCCGAACTACTACAACCGGCTGTATTGGTAGCCGTGAGTGCCACCGGAATAGTGCCTGTATTCGTCATGGAAAAACTTATACTGTCACCGTTTAGCATTTCCATTCCGTCAATCAACCAAGTGTAGTTCACACCGTCTTGAGGGCTTGCGCCCAAACGAATATCCGCCGAAGTGCACACGTAGTCAGGTACACTGAAAGACGCCTGCGGAATGGCTTGAATTTCCACGCTCACACTGTCGGCAAAGCTACAGCCGGTACTGGCGTTGGTGATCGAGTATTGGTACCAATGCACCGTGTCCAGCAAGAGTTGATCGGTGTTGATGAGCCCTTGGTTGGGATCGGTCAACGCCGGGCCCGACCAAGTACCGCCTGCCGGGGTGGGGGTCGGCAAATTTTGCACCCCACTTCCTACGCAAAAAGCCAGATTGGTACCTGCGTCGAGGTTGCCCGGTCCCTGGATATCTAGCACTAGCGCATCGCTGACTTCACAACTACTGCCCTCGGCGATGGTATAGGTGTAATCAAAAACACCCGGTCCCGCTGCGGTTAAATCTACTTGGCCAGAGAAGGGATCCATGATGCCGGGGCCAGCCCATTGGCCTCCTGCCGGAGTGCCCGTCAGTGTTATCAGGCCTTCGCTGATGCAAACGCTTTGATCCGGCCCCACGACCGCTTCTTCTGGGTCGATAATGGTGATAACGACATCGATGGTTGTAGCACAGGCTGCTAGCGAGTAGGTCAATTGTATTGGATATATGCCTTCGCCAGGGCTGGTAAAAGTACCGTTGGTGCTATCGGTAACAAAATCCCCCGACCAGTTCAATGTTCCACCGCCAGGCATAGCGGTGGGGTTGAGTTCGTCTTGTAAAACCAGGGTACCTGCATCCACACAAAAAGCCGAGGTGTCGGGCGCGGCCAAGGTAGGTAGTGCTTGTACATCCACCAGGGTCTCCTTGCGGAGTAAACAGTTGCTACTGTCCAGCAAACTGTAAACAAGATCAAAAGCACCGGCGCCATTAAGGGCAGGATCAAAGATGCCTTGCTGTTCGTCGATAATACCCATTCCTGACCAAGTGCCGCCCGTAGGACTGAACTCCAACTGTACCGGCGGCTCGTTTTCGCAAAAAGTAAGTGCTGAAGCAATCGAAACACTTTCACCCAACAACACCTCTATGCTCATGCTGTCGCCGTAAACGCAGGCATCGTCCAGAATTTGGTACTGCACATTAAAGGCACCCAAACCAGTCACAGAAGGGTCGAAAACACCACTAGAGTCAATCCCAAGCCCCGACCAGAATCCTCCTGCGGGGGATGCAGTCAAGGAAACTGGATCGGAAGCATCACAAATGGGACCGAGGGGTGATAACTCCAGCAACACCACCTCGGATCCCTGAATAGAAAGCACGGTATTAGCACTTGTATCCGGGCAATAACCATTACTGACCACGAGGTCAATGGTGTAATCACCAACCTGGTTGAAATTGACCAGCGGATTTGCTTCGTTTGGGATCATCGGTACGGAAGGCCCATTGACGGACCAGTTGTACGTACTGATATCTCCTTCCGTGACTAAGTAATCTCCCAGTTGTAGGCTGGCACTGTCACAGAATGGAGGTATTTCTTCTAAATCAGCAAGAGGAGGAGCAAGTACGGTGACGGTGGTGGTCCATTCACTGCTCCCGCAAAGGTTGTTGGCTTGTAGGCTGACTGTGTAGGTTCCGGGCACGGTAAACTCAACCGTTGGGGTTGCGCTCTGGGCGTTGAAAGTATCCAGGAAGATGACGCCTGCACTATCGGGAAAAGTCCAGAGATAATCATCGGCAAAAGACGAGTTGTTGCCAAAAGTGACGGTCAGTGGTACGCAGCCAATAGCGGCATCACTGCCGTTGGCGGTACTGCCCGCTAAGGGTTTGTCAAGTACCTCTACGGGCAGCGTGAGACTATCTACGCCACACTGGTTGGTCACTAAAAGCGTCACATCGTAGACGCCGGCGGAGTCGAAGACGTGATCAGGATTAGGATCGGTGGAAGTGGTACCGTCGCCAAAAGACCAAAGGAATTCGGTGCCGTGGCAGCTACCGTTGGTTAGCGTGATGGAGTCTCCGGCGCAAACGATCGGAGGGGCACTAAAATTAGCTCGTGGCTTAAAACGAATCGCCACGGGAGCAATCTGTGTATGACAGCTCTGCCCCTCCGCGCAAAAACGGTAAATTTCCAGGCTTATATTGTAGACGACGAAACTATTGCCCGACGAGCAGGCAGTCCCTTCTTCAAAGAGGTAAGTGTAGAAATAATTGGAAACTTCGTAAACGGTATCCCGATCACCATTGCCCCAATCCCAGACGTAGAAGTCGATGTCAGGCATGATTGTTTGGTTGATCACTTCGAAGGTGGCTCCTTCGCACACGGTAATTTCTTCGCTGAGCAGGGCCCAGTCGGCAAAAATATCACCACATTCATCGGTGATACATTGGGCATTTAAGGAAAGGCTTAGGCTTCCGAAAAAGGTCAGAAGCGACAGACGTATTAATAGTTGCATAGTATTCAGACGGATTTTGGGGGAGTTAACGGTACCAGCTATTGTTCCAACGGCGGTGATGACTACGGCCTACAGGAGGGCATTGTACGCTGCCTTTGCGGCTTCGGCCACCGGGTCGCCCTTTGCCCGCGCCGCCAGGACTGAGTACGCTACAGAACAAGCCACCACTTTGGAGATAGTAGCGAATGTTAACTTCCACCACGCCACCAGAAGCAGAGCGCAGGCCACCAATATTCATATCGTAGCTAAGGCCAATTTCCAAGGCTTGCCGTTTATCCAAATCAAAAGCGAGACCTAAATAGGCAATCAAGGCATCTGTATTTTGGAAGCCCGCAAAAGGATGGCTATTGTGATAAAACAAACCCAGTGAACCTCCCTGGTAGAGGCCCGTCAGGCCAAGGGTGGTAGCGTTGATGCCGCCCTGTCCTTCCAGTCGAAATTGGGGTACCAGCCGGAAACGATTGATCTGGCCGTTGCCTACACTCAGGAAAGGCAGATAGAGACTCCCGTGTGCCGCCCAACGCAGCGGGAGCGGGGTGTCTAAACCCTGTAATGATTCGATAGGCCCCGTGTTAAAGCTGACGTTGAGCAAATTGTTCAGGGCAATACCGTAATCGAATTGCAGGTCTTCCTTTCCGCGTTTGCGAACATCTACCCGATGGATAAACCCAAAATCAACGCCACCAAACTGTACCGGTACGCGGCTTCCCGGATCAAAAGCCGTGGCGTTGACATTCCCAAACCGGGGATCGAGCTGATCCGAAAAAACGAGTCGATCCCAATCAATCCGTTTTTCCATCCAGTAAGGGCTGATGCCCAAGCGGAAATTATGTACCGATCGCCGCCCGTCGATACGTGCCACAAAGCCAAGTTGTAATTTAGCGGCGGTGGTCGTAAGGAGGCCTTCTCCTTCGATGTCACGAGCTATACTAAGGCCGATAGCTCCTGGCAGACAGGGCTCAAAACTCTCTACGGAAGCGTAAAAAGAATTGAAGCCGCTGGGAATCTGGTTCCATTGGCGCCGGTAGGTGACCGTGCCCGTCAGGCCTCCGTTGATGCCTACATAGGCCGGATTGAGATGCAAAGGCGTATTGAAGAACTGGGAAAAGATAAAATCCTGGGCCCAAAGGCTTGGAGATTGGAGTAGCAGCCAGCATGTGGCCACGGCAGCTGCACGAAGCAGCCCGCGAAAGAAGGGTACCATGTTGAAGTTGTTTTTGGGACGTACGCCAGCACAGCTCAAGGGCTTAGTCTCTGGTAGACCTGCTCCCTTCAGTTGGCTATCGCACTGAAAAAGCTATCGCACGCCAGCAATAAAACTACCTGTGGATTTGTGGTGACACAAAACCTGAAGCAGTATGTTCCCTTACGGGACAATACCTACGTACTATCGCAAAATTAAATAGTCAATGTTTACTCACTTAACCAGGGAAAATAAGGGTGTGAGTTTTTGTGAAGCTTTCTCAAGACAGGCTCATGGGGAACCCTAAATTCAGGATAACATATTATGTTTTTCAAAGATAGGTAAAAGATCAGGTAAAATGCAAGGTTGGGAAAGGATAAAAAACAGGAAGATGATTTTTAGTAATTTTTTTGGCATTTCTCCTTTTACCAGATGATCGGACAACTTTCCTTTATTTTTCACGATCTTTAAGCCATTGTGTGCAATAGGGGGAACAGCCTGGTCCCACTATCCTTATTGTATTCCACGCTTAAAATTAATCACCTATGCGTTATTTTACCCTTCTGTTGTCCTTTTATGTACTGCTTTCGGGCCTTTCCGCCCAGGAGGCTACCAGTATTGAAGTTTACAATATTCTGCAAGCAAAATGTGCTACTTGCCACAGTGGGCCCGATGCT is a window from the Lewinella sp. LCG006 genome containing:
- a CDS encoding RNA polymerase sigma factor; this encodes MSACNAQMKDLEVIHNYLDSQASRCFNLLYQRYSGKVYAKCLTLLGDTALAEDATQEIFTKIFLNLGRFNEQSKFSTWLYSITYNFCIDYIRRKKKEKAVFSDEMEKAPDMAEDNIPDKEMLELNLVQLEKVMNSLKAGDRAILLMKYQDGEQIKDIAEQFGKSESAIKMQIKRAKERARKIREESFATES
- a CDS encoding mechanosensitive ion channel domain-containing protein encodes the protein MDQIYNTIKGQLMAMLEVIPSLLTAMVVFLVGLILAKALRRIIGKLLAKSGIDKLADKLNDIDLIANTEINIKPSSMISGIVYYLILFVFIMASVDVLGMEAISDLMTDIINYIPKAISAFFVFLIGILFCDLIKKMVQGACESLGISSAKLLANVVFYFLFLNVALITLKQAELQTSFMENNISIILGGVIFAFSIGYGLASRPLMSNMLAAFYNKGRFVVGDELTVEGQRGEVINIDTTTLTLRMNEGELIVPLSKLSDNQYIIHRRARFMSLKDKEETED
- a CDS encoding DUF3078 domain-containing protein; translation: MKGLCTFFAIVLLVAWQPIAAQTTEELQAMKDEKAAELATLKGELEELTGKVDALKSEVAGLTDQLTPYPRWDTGLLGNVGLNFSTFNDWLLRDQPNTSAVNIGFSTTGIANADFEKAFWRNSLNLTLGWLKFDNRDNPDDNSDFQVSADAFNITSLYGYKLSSKIAISTLGEYRTSILDGRFNNPGYLDIGVGATWTPIKDLVVVVHPLNYNFVFSDAEFDYQSSLGAKVVADYTRQLTKSIAWKSNLSAFASYEGSDLSNWTWINGFSTAVKGIGIGLDLGLRNNKQEALAAEKTDNPLQTYWILGLSYAISSK
- a CDS encoding PKD domain-containing protein, whose translation is MQLLIRLSLLTFFGSLSLSLNAQCITDECGDIFADWALLSEEITVCEGATFEVINQTIMPDIDFYVWDWGNGDRDTVYEVSNYFYTYLFEEGTACSSGNSFVVYNISLEIYRFCAEGQSCHTQIAPVAIRFKPRANFSAPPIVCAGDSITLTNGSCHGTEFLWSFGDGTTSTDPNPDHVFDSAGVYDVTLLVTNQCGVDSLTLPVEVLDKPLAGSTANGSDAAIGCVPLTVTFGNNSSFADDYLWTFPDSAGVIFLDTFNAQSATPTVEFTVPGTYTVSLQANNLCGSSEWTTTVTVLAPPLADLEEIPPFCDSASLQLGDYLVTEGDISTYNWSVNGPSVPMIPNEANPLVNFNQVGDYTIDLVVSNGYCPDTSANTVLSIQGSEVVLLELSPLGPICDASDPVSLTASPAGGFWSGLGIDSSGVFDPSVTGLGAFNVQYQILDDACVYGDSMSIEVLLGESVSIASALTFCENEPPVQLEFSPTGGTWSGMGIIDEQQGIFDPALNGAGAFDLVYSLLDSSNCLLRKETLVDVQALPTLAAPDTSAFCVDAGTLVLQDELNPTAMPGGGTLNWSGDFVTDSTNGTFTSPGEGIYPIQLTYSLAACATTIDVVITIIDPEEAVVGPDQSVCISEGLITLTGTPAGGQWAGPGIMDPFSGQVDLTAAGPGVFDYTYTIAEGSSCEVSDALVLDIQGPGNLDAGTNLAFCVGSGVQNLPTPTPAGGTWSGPALTDPNQGLINTDQLLLDTVHWYQYSITNASTGCSFADSVSVEIQAIPQASFSVPDYVCTSADIRLGASPQDGVNYTWLIDGMEMLNGDSISFSMTNTGTIPVALTATNTAGCSSSADGELLVASLPAPAFTLDTPRGCGPLSVNFTDASSGIDLQYEWTLGNGESSTLANPQEVLFAAGLFDTTYHVMVEVSNACGISTAMDTVTVLSRPVAGFGIPVDDGCGPLEISFANTSLGNADSYFWNFGNGFTSQDSLPGMQVYTTPDTAATTYLIELIATNSCGSDTSFQELLVNPSNVTPFFGVDTTQGCVPLSVNFTNYSSFGSSVSWNFGDGTTSDQTNPVHTFEAPGYYTVYQYALTACSEDSTSINIEVLPSPEALFSHPPVICPDQDVAFTNASSDFQTVFWDFGDGNNSTAIDPVHHYEAPGTYLVTMIISNTAYSCQSSFTSTVTVRNRPESMVLTEGASGCPPLEVCFDATATNADFYEWNFGDSNSSTNLNPCHTFTASGLYTVSFRAADAQGCFSTYDTVSIVVFEEPEANFVLPENVYCGEQQVIDFVNTSTGATSYNWTFSNGISSSLTSPSVTFSEQGEYNVQLQVSNTFGCEDILQHDFRIIPQPLADFAPILIDDCAPQTVVFDNATLNATDYYWDFGNGAISTDANPVIEYNEAGSYDVSLVATYDGLCFDSLQLSGSVNLLPRPVAAFSWELPTEVYRGIVLFNNESTGADNYFWDFGNGASSTETNPVHDYEQNGSWQVSLLATSLNGCADTARVDVEPDFMYDIFFPNALSPESGSGDVRVFKPAGIGLASWTLEIFSPWGQRVFVSEELNEDQPAAAWDGRYKNEILPQGAYAYKAKVNYLNGVQRIYTGSVTLLR
- a CDS encoding PorP/SprF family type IX secretion system membrane protein — protein: MVPFFRGLLRAAAVATCWLLLQSPSLWAQDFIFSQFFNTPLHLNPAYVGINGGLTGTVTYRRQWNQIPSGFNSFYASVESFEPCLPGAIGLSIARDIEGEGLLTTTAAKLQLGFVARIDGRRSVHNFRLGISPYWMEKRIDWDRLVFSDQLDPRFGNVNATAFDPGSRVPVQFGGVDFGFIHRVDVRKRGKEDLQFDYGIALNNLLNVSFNTGPIESLQGLDTPLPLRWAAHGSLYLPFLSVGNGQINRFRLVPQFRLEGQGGINATTLGLTGLYQGGSLGLFYHNSHPFAGFQNTDALIAYLGLAFDLDKRQALEIGLSYDMNIGGLRSASGGVVEVNIRYYLQSGGLFCSVLSPGGAGKGRPGGRSRKGSVQCPPVGRSHHRRWNNSWYR